The Nitrospirota bacterium genome has a window encoding:
- a CDS encoding TIGR04283 family arsenosugar biosynthesis glycosyltransferase, with protein sequence MTISVIIPTLNEERTIMATLAQTAALGFDELIVADGGSHDQTPLLVESYRLRTQHSVLSPVRLLPAPRGRARQMNEGAKASRGEILLFLHADTQLPDDAKTVIETAMAGQDLVGGRFDVRFDRPSRWGSIISSMMNWRSRISGIATGDQALFVRRPIFEQMGGFADVPLMEDIDFSRRLKRRGVTAALTATVTTSFRRWEQQGPLPTILLMWALRFLYWIGVSPHRLAHLYATVRETARGEGHEAMDQRNR encoded by the coding sequence CGTCATCATCCCTACGCTCAACGAAGAACGGACGATCATGGCCACCCTGGCACAGACCGCAGCCCTCGGCTTCGATGAGCTGATCGTGGCGGATGGTGGCAGCCATGACCAGACTCCCCTACTCGTTGAGTCCTATCGGCTCAGGACTCAGCACTCAGTGCTCAGTCCCGTTCGACTGCTGCCTGCTCCACGCGGGCGGGCCCGCCAGATGAACGAAGGCGCAAAGGCCAGCCGAGGGGAAATCTTATTATTTCTCCACGCCGACACGCAGCTTCCAGACGACGCAAAGACTGTGATCGAGACGGCGATGGCCGGGCAGGATCTGGTGGGAGGACGGTTCGATGTCCGATTCGATCGCCCATCGAGGTGGGGCTCCATCATCAGCAGCATGATGAACTGGCGCTCGAGAATAAGCGGCATCGCCACCGGCGACCAGGCCCTCTTCGTCCGTCGTCCCATCTTCGAACAAATGGGAGGCTTCGCCGATGTGCCGTTGATGGAGGACATCGATTTCTCCCGCAGACTCAAACGAAGGGGCGTGACTGCAGCCCTGACCGCAACCGTGACCACCTCCTTCCGCCGCTGGGAGCAGCAGGGGCCATTGCCGACAATCCTCTTGATGTGGGCACTGCGATTCCTCTATTGGATCGGGGTATCGCCGCATCGTCTCGCACACCTCTATGCGACGGTGCGCGAGACGGCGCGGGGCGAGGGGCACGAGGCCATGGACCAAAGGAACAGATGA
- a CDS encoding TIGR04282 family arsenosugar biosynthesis glycosyltransferase translates to MKHESENKKSAHSPSRPSPLASHQARIECALVIFAKAPIPGEVKTRLCPPLTPDEAATLHGSFVLDMLERSKLAVAKLQLPFHRYLACAPSSELVFFKIMEERQSVHLLDQVGEDLGQRMHRTSVDLFAKGYKQVIIVGTDVPTLPLSVYQEAFTMLGRSDLVLGPALDGGYYLIGIKQPVEKLFTGVPWSTDQVLAVTQQKAKGLGLSVGLTTAWRDVDTIADLQSLTTECQEDNKKPKQDRTFSMRTAGTLQLLATRLKTR, encoded by the coding sequence ATGAAACACGAATCAGAAAATAAAAAGAGCGCTCATTCCCCCTCTCGCCCATCGCCCCTCGCCTCACACCAGGCGCGCATCGAATGCGCGCTGGTGATCTTTGCCAAAGCTCCGATCCCAGGCGAGGTCAAGACCAGGCTCTGCCCGCCACTGACCCCTGACGAGGCCGCCACCCTGCACGGCAGCTTTGTCCTCGACATGCTGGAACGATCCAAACTCGCGGTCGCCAAACTGCAGCTCCCGTTCCATCGCTACCTGGCCTGCGCGCCATCCTCCGAACTCGTGTTCTTCAAAATCATGGAAGAACGGCAGAGCGTCCACCTGCTCGATCAAGTAGGAGAGGATCTCGGCCAGCGGATGCACCGCACCTCAGTCGATCTCTTCGCGAAAGGCTACAAGCAAGTGATCATTGTGGGAACCGATGTCCCGACATTGCCGCTCTCGGTGTATCAAGAGGCCTTTACGATGCTCGGCCGCTCGGACCTGGTCTTAGGGCCGGCTCTCGATGGAGGGTACTACTTGATCGGCATCAAACAGCCAGTAGAAAAACTCTTTACCGGAGTGCCCTGGTCCACCGATCAAGTTCTTGCCGTCACACAGCAAAAAGCCAAGGGGCTGGGCTTATCCGTCGGACTCACCACCGCCTGGCGCGACGTGGATACCATCGCAGACTTGCAATCGCTCACCACAGAATGCCAAGAAGACAATAAGAAACCCAAACAAGACCGGACCTTTTCCATGCGAACAGCCGGCACCTTGCAGCTGCTCGCGACCAGACTCAAGACTCGATAA
- a CDS encoding SDR family oxidoreductase has product MTEKVALITGGAKGIGRGIALDLAAQQWSVAICYRTSDAEARATAEAITSLGGRVLSIRCDVSDAQAAKGLVTHVEQQWGRIDALINGAGPYHRVNLFDETVEGWNEMFDGNLHPIFYLAQAVAPGMKTRKSGHIINFSMANADQMISQPDVTAHYIAKAGVLILTRTLAKLLAPHGITVNAISPGFIDSGSAPPEELAGMTKRIPAGYIGTIDDTVGAVRYLLSDEARYVNGANIQISGAWGI; this is encoded by the coding sequence ATGACAGAGAAAGTGGCGCTCATCACAGGCGGGGCCAAAGGCATTGGACGGGGGATCGCGCTCGACCTCGCGGCACAACAATGGTCAGTTGCCATCTGCTACCGCACAAGCGACGCAGAGGCCAGAGCCACAGCCGAGGCCATCACCAGCCTTGGGGGCCGTGTGCTCTCGATTCGTTGTGACGTGTCGGACGCCCAGGCGGCCAAAGGGCTCGTGACTCACGTCGAACAGCAATGGGGACGGATCGACGCGCTGATCAACGGCGCAGGGCCCTACCATCGCGTGAACCTATTCGACGAAACCGTCGAAGGCTGGAACGAGATGTTCGACGGCAACCTCCATCCGATCTTCTATCTGGCGCAAGCCGTCGCACCAGGCATGAAGACCAGAAAATCAGGGCACATCATCAATTTCAGCATGGCCAATGCCGACCAGATGATTTCACAGCCGGACGTCACGGCCCATTACATCGCCAAGGCTGGAGTCTTGATTCTAACCCGCACGCTGGCCAAATTGCTGGCGCCACATGGCATTACCGTCAATGCGATTTCCCCAGGCTTCATCGATTCAGGCAGTGCGCCGCCGGAAGAACTCGCAGGCATGACCAAACGAATCCCCGCCGGCTATATTGGGACGATTGATGACACCGTCGGGGCGGTACGGTACCTCCTGAGTGACGAAGCCCGCTACGTAAATGGAGCCAACATTCAAATCAGTGGAGCATGGGGGATATGA